One window of the Rhodococcus sovatensis genome contains the following:
- a CDS encoding Gfo/Idh/MocA family oxidoreductase: MPNELRIAVLGVGMMGADHVARITSKIAGARVAVVNDYVVDSAEHLAASIPGCRAVADPLEAIADPEVDAVLLATPGPTHEKQLLACLEHGKPVMCEKPLTTDVETSLAVVKAEAELGKKLIQVGFMRRFDAEYAELKQLIDSGDIGRALVVHCAHRNPAVPPNFDSAMIVKDSLVHEVDVTRFLLDEEITSVQIIKPSANAHAPAGLQDPQVALFATESGRHVDAEVFVTTGVAYEVRTEVVGELGSAMIGLDVGLVRKSAPGVWGGTIAPSFKERFGQAYDTEIQRWVDAVKVGGETGNYIDGPGAWDGYAAAAVCAAGVKSLETGERVAVEMVDRTSI; the protein is encoded by the coding sequence ATGCCGAACGAATTGCGTATCGCCGTACTGGGCGTAGGGATGATGGGTGCTGACCACGTCGCGCGCATCACCTCCAAGATTGCCGGCGCACGCGTCGCGGTCGTCAATGACTACGTAGTCGACAGTGCCGAGCACCTCGCCGCGTCGATCCCCGGATGCCGCGCAGTTGCAGATCCGCTGGAGGCGATCGCCGACCCCGAGGTCGACGCTGTGCTGCTGGCCACTCCCGGCCCGACGCATGAGAAGCAGCTGCTTGCGTGTCTCGAGCACGGCAAGCCCGTCATGTGCGAGAAGCCGCTGACCACGGACGTCGAGACGTCCCTCGCCGTGGTGAAGGCAGAGGCCGAACTGGGCAAAAAGCTCATTCAGGTCGGATTCATGCGCCGGTTCGACGCCGAGTACGCCGAACTCAAACAACTCATCGATTCCGGTGACATCGGTCGGGCGTTGGTTGTTCACTGTGCACATCGGAACCCGGCAGTACCCCCGAACTTCGACAGCGCAATGATCGTCAAGGATTCCCTCGTGCACGAGGTGGACGTCACGCGTTTTCTGCTCGACGAGGAAATCACCTCGGTACAGATCATCAAGCCTTCGGCGAATGCTCACGCGCCTGCGGGACTGCAGGATCCGCAGGTCGCGCTCTTCGCCACCGAGTCCGGACGCCACGTCGATGCCGAGGTGTTCGTCACCACCGGGGTCGCGTACGAGGTGCGTACCGAAGTCGTCGGTGAACTCGGCAGCGCCATGATCGGACTCGATGTCGGGTTGGTCCGCAAGAGCGCGCCAGGTGTATGGGGTGGCACCATCGCACCGTCGTTCAAGGAGCGGTTCGGGCAGGCCTACGATACCGAGATCCAGCGCTGGGTGGACGCAGTCAAGGTAGGCGGGGAGACGGGAAACTACATCGACGGCCCAGGCGCGTGGGACGGGTACGCAGCTGCTGCCGTATGCGCGGCAGGTGTGAAGTCACTCGAGACCGGTGAGCGCGTCGCAGTGGAGATGGTGGATCGGACGTCCATCTGA
- the katG gene encoding catalase/peroxidase HPI, with protein MSEDHTTREKEMNEDQPQDGGKCPVAHNSMPFPAEGGSNRDWWPKSLNLRILKKNPAVGNPMEDDFDYAAEFNTLDLAAVKADIEALMTDSQPWWPADFGHYGPFFIRMAWHSAGTYRIQDGRGGAGAGMQRFAPLNSWPDNASLDKARRLIWPIKQKYGKKLSWADLIILTGNVAIESMGLPTYGFAGGRVDVWEPEEDVYWGPEQTWLGDERYTGDRDLENPLAAVQMGLIYVNPEGPNGQPDPARSAIDIRDTFGKMAMNDIETAALAIGGHTFGKVHGAADPEPHIGPEPEGAPLEQMGLGWKNSYGTGVGADAITSGLEGTWTPTPTKWDNTFLETLYGYEWEVHKGPGGAWQWRPTGGAATDLVPDPADPNKRHAPMMLTSDMAMRVDPIYEQITRRWLDHPEELAEEFSKAWFKLTHRDLGPVSRYLGPEVPSETLIWQDPIPAVDHDLVGDAEIADLKSKLLESELTSAQLISTAWASASSFRGSDKRGGANGGRIRLQPQAGWEVNEPDTLAQSIRVLEGIQESFNSAGGAKISFADLVVLGGVAAVEQAAKQAGLDIAVPFTPGRTDATQDQTDVESFAALEPNADGFRNYIGKGQQLPAEYALVDRANLLTLSAPELTVLVGGLRVLGANFNQSAHGVLTANPGALTNDFFVNLLDMGTEWAPTAEEGIYEGKDAATGEVKWSGTRNDLVFGSNSELRALAEVYACDDAKEKFVKDFVAAWDKVMMLDRFDLA; from the coding sequence GTGTCCGAAGACCACACCACTCGCGAAAAAGAAATGAACGAGGATCAGCCCCAGGACGGGGGCAAGTGTCCCGTTGCACACAATTCCATGCCCTTCCCAGCAGAGGGCGGCAGCAACCGTGACTGGTGGCCGAAGAGTCTCAACCTACGGATTCTGAAGAAGAATCCGGCCGTCGGGAATCCGATGGAGGACGACTTCGACTACGCGGCCGAGTTCAACACCCTCGACCTTGCAGCCGTGAAGGCCGACATCGAAGCCCTCATGACCGACTCGCAGCCATGGTGGCCAGCCGACTTCGGGCACTACGGCCCGTTCTTCATTCGCATGGCGTGGCACTCCGCAGGCACCTACCGGATCCAGGACGGACGCGGCGGCGCCGGCGCGGGCATGCAGCGCTTCGCGCCCCTGAACAGCTGGCCCGACAACGCGAGCCTGGACAAGGCACGCCGTTTGATCTGGCCGATCAAGCAGAAGTACGGCAAGAAGCTGTCCTGGGCCGACCTGATCATTCTGACCGGCAATGTAGCGATCGAGTCGATGGGGCTGCCCACCTACGGTTTCGCCGGCGGACGAGTCGACGTCTGGGAGCCCGAAGAAGACGTGTACTGGGGCCCCGAACAGACGTGGCTCGGTGACGAGCGCTACACCGGCGACCGTGACCTCGAGAACCCTCTTGCTGCAGTCCAGATGGGACTGATCTACGTCAACCCAGAAGGGCCCAACGGTCAACCGGACCCGGCCCGGTCGGCCATCGACATCCGCGACACATTCGGCAAGATGGCGATGAACGACATCGAAACCGCGGCTCTCGCGATCGGCGGCCACACCTTCGGAAAGGTGCACGGCGCAGCAGATCCCGAGCCACACATCGGACCGGAGCCCGAGGGCGCGCCGCTCGAGCAGATGGGTCTCGGCTGGAAGAACAGCTACGGCACCGGCGTCGGCGCCGACGCGATCACCAGCGGCCTGGAAGGCACCTGGACGCCCACTCCGACCAAGTGGGACAACACCTTCCTCGAAACCCTCTACGGCTACGAGTGGGAGGTTCACAAGGGACCAGGCGGGGCGTGGCAGTGGCGACCGACCGGTGGAGCAGCGACGGATCTCGTTCCGGACCCGGCGGACCCGAACAAGCGTCACGCACCGATGATGCTGACCAGCGACATGGCGATGCGCGTCGATCCCATCTACGAGCAGATCACTCGTCGCTGGCTCGATCACCCGGAAGAGCTCGCCGAAGAGTTCTCGAAGGCCTGGTTCAAGCTGACCCACCGTGACCTCGGACCCGTTTCGCGGTACCTCGGTCCAGAGGTTCCTTCCGAGACCTTGATCTGGCAGGACCCGATTCCTGCCGTCGATCACGACCTCGTCGGAGACGCGGAGATCGCCGATCTCAAGTCGAAGCTCCTCGAGTCGGAACTGACGAGCGCACAGCTGATCTCGACCGCGTGGGCGTCGGCGTCGTCATTCCGTGGCAGCGACAAGCGCGGTGGCGCAAACGGCGGACGTATTCGCCTACAGCCGCAGGCAGGTTGGGAAGTCAACGAACCTGACACACTCGCGCAGTCGATCCGCGTGCTGGAGGGAATTCAGGAATCGTTCAACTCCGCTGGCGGAGCGAAGATTTCGTTCGCCGATCTCGTCGTACTCGGCGGGGTCGCAGCTGTCGAGCAGGCGGCCAAGCAGGCCGGCCTCGACATCGCGGTGCCGTTCACTCCCGGCCGCACCGATGCGACGCAGGATCAGACCGATGTGGAATCGTTCGCGGCGCTCGAGCCGAACGCCGACGGATTCCGCAACTACATCGGAAAGGGCCAACAGCTGCCTGCCGAGTACGCACTGGTCGACAGGGCGAACCTCCTCACCCTCAGCGCACCGGAACTGACCGTGCTCGTCGGCGGACTTCGCGTCCTCGGGGCCAACTTCAACCAGTCGGCGCACGGCGTTCTGACCGCGAATCCAGGTGCGCTGACGAACGACTTCTTCGTCAACCTGCTCGACATGGGCACCGAATGGGCGCCCACCGCCGAGGAGGGCATCTACGAGGGTAAGGATGCCGCAACAGGAGAAGTCAAGTGGTCCGGCACCCGAAACGATCTCGTGTTCGGCTCGAACTCCGAGTTGCGTGCTCTGGCTGAGGTGTACGCGTGCGATGACGCCAAGGAGAAGTTCGTCAAGGACTTCGTCGCGGCGTGGGACAAGGTCATGATGCTCGATCGCTTCGATCTCGCCTGA
- a CDS encoding Fur family transcriptional regulator, translating into MPPTTEHSEMLRAASLRVTRPRLTVLDAVLANPHVDTETVYRTVRDTLPVVSRQAVYDVLAALTTAGLLRRIQPSGSVARYESRVGDNHHHLVCRSCGAIEDVDCAVGEAPCLTASQPHGYTIDEAEVVYWGTCPRCSVPQ; encoded by the coding sequence ATGCCACCGACGACGGAACACTCGGAGATGCTGCGCGCAGCCTCACTTCGCGTCACCCGTCCGCGATTGACTGTTCTCGACGCAGTGCTTGCCAACCCACATGTCGACACCGAAACCGTGTATCGCACCGTGCGCGACACCCTCCCGGTTGTGTCGAGGCAGGCGGTGTACGACGTGCTTGCGGCATTGACCACGGCCGGACTGCTTCGGCGAATCCAGCCGTCCGGTTCGGTAGCCCGCTACGAGTCACGAGTGGGCGACAACCACCATCACCTCGTGTGCCGATCGTGCGGCGCCATCGAGGACGTCGATTGCGCTGTCGGCGAGGCACCGTGTCTCACCGCGTCGCAACCGCACGGCTACACCATCGACGAGGCCGAGGTCGTCTACTGGGGCACATGCCCCCGATGCTCGGTCCCCCAATAG